A portion of the Callithrix jacchus isolate 240 chromosome 13, calJac240_pri, whole genome shotgun sequence genome contains these proteins:
- the LOC100398008 gene encoding uncharacterized protein LOC100398008 isoform X1, which translates to MVKQVHTSECPHQCVQTVKQVHTSECPHQCAQTIKQVHTSQCPHQCTQTIKQVHTSECPHQCAQTIKQVHTSERPHQCAQTVKQVHTSECPHQCAQTVKQVHTSECPHQCAQTVKQVHTSECPHQCAQTIKQVHTSECPHQCTQTVKQVHTSECPHQCAQTVKQVHTSECPHQCAQTVKQVHTSECPHQCAQTVKQIHTSECPHQCAQTVKQIHTSECPHQCAQTVKQIHTSECPHQCAQTVKQVHTSECPHQCAQTVKQIHTSECPHQCAQTVKQIHTSECPHQCAQTVKQIHTSECPHQCAQTVKQVHTSECPHQCAQTVKQIHTSECPHQCAQTVKQIHTSECPHQCAQTVKQVHTSECPHQCAQTVKQVHTSECPHQCAQTIKQVHTSECPHQCAQTVKQIHTSECPHQCAQTVKQIHTSECPHQCAQTVKQIHTSECPHQCAQTVKQIHTSECPHQCAQTIKRVHTSECPHQCAQTVKQVHTSECPHQCAQTIKRVHTSECPHQCAQTVKQVHTSECPHQCAQTVKQIHTSECPHQCAQTVKQVHTSECPHQCAQTIKQVHTSECPHQCAQTVKQIHTSECPHQCAQTIKQVHTSECPHQCAQTVKQIHTSECPHQCAQTVKQIHTSECPHQCAQTVKQIHTSECPHQCAQTVKQVHTSECPHQCAQTVKQVHTSECPHQCAQTVKQVHTSECPHQCAQTIKQVHTSECPHQCAQTVKQIHTSECPHQCAQTVKQIHTSECPHQCAQTVKQIHTSECPHQCAQTVKQIHTSECPHQCTQMIKRVHTSECPHQCAQTIKRVHTSECPHQCAQTVKQVHTSECPHQCAQTVKQVHTSECPHQCAQTIKQVHTSECPHQCAQTVKQVHTSECPHQCAQTVKQVHTSECPHQCTQMIKQIHRRAEENSKHLMQTFSH; encoded by the coding sequence ATGGTAAAACAGGTACACACATCTGAGTGTCCCCACCAGTGCGTGCAAACGGTGAAACAGGTACACACATCTGAGTGTCCACACCAGTGCGCGCAAACGATCAAACAGGTACACACATCTCAGTGTCCCCACCAGTGCACACAAACGATCAAACAGGTACACACATCTGAGTGTCCCCACCAGTGCGCACAAACGATCAAACAGGTACACACATCTGAGCGTCCACACCAGTGCGCGCAAACGGTAAAACAGGTACACACATCTGAGTGTCCACACCAGTGCGCGCAAACGGTAAAACAGGTACACACATCTGAGTGTCCACACCAGTGCGCGCAAACGGTAAAACAGGTACACACATCTGAGTGTCCCCACCAGTGCGCGCAAACGATCAAACAGGTACACACATCTGAGTGTCCCCACCAGTGCACGCAAACGGTAAAACAGGTACACACATCTGAGTGTCCACACCAGTGCGCGCAAACGGTAAAACAGGTACACACATCTGAGTGTCCACACCAGTGCGCGCAAACGGTAAAACAGGTACACACATCTGAGTGTCCCCACCAGTGCGCGCAAACGGTAAAACAGATACACACATCTGAGTGTCCCCACCAGTGCGCGCAAACGGTAAAACAGATACACACATCTGAGTGTCCCCACCAGTGCGCGCAAACAGTAAAACAGATACACACATCTGAGTGTCCCCACCAGTGCGCGCAAACGGTAAAACAGGTACACACATCTGAGTGTCCCCACCAGTGCGCGCAAACAGTAAAACAGATACACACATCTGAGTGTCCCCACCAGTGCGCGCAAACGGTAAAACAGATACACACATCTGAGTGTCCCCACCAGTGCGCGCAAACAGTAAAACAGATACACACATCTGAGTGTCCCCACCAGTGCGCGCAAACGGTAAAACAGGTACACACATCTGAGTGTCCCCACCAGTGCGCGCAAACGGTAAAACAGATACACACATCTGAGTGTCCCCACCAGTGCGCGCAAACGGTAAAACAGATACACACATCTGAGTGTCCCCACCAGTGCGCGCAAACGGTAAAACAGGTACACACATCTGAGTGTCCACACCAGTGCGCGCAAACGGTAAAACAGGTACACACATCTGAGTGTCCACACCAGTGCGCGCAAACGATCAAACAGGTACACACATCTGAGTGTCCACACCAGTGCGCGCAAACGGTAAAACAGATACACACATCTGAGTGTCCACACCAGTGCGCGCAAACGGTAAAACAGATACACACATCTGAGTGTCCACACCAGTGCGCGCAAACGGTAAAACAGATACACACATCTGAGTGTCCACACCAGTGCGCGCAAACGGTAAAACAGATACACACATCTGAGTGTCCCCACCAGTGCGCGCAAACGATCAAACGGGTACACACATCTGAGTGTCCACACCAGTGCGCGCAAACGGTAAAACAGGTACACACATCTGAGTGTCCACACCAGTGCGCGCAAACGATCAAACGGGTACACACATCTGAGTGTCCACACCAGTGCGCGCAAACGGTAAAACAGGTGCACACATCTGAGTGTCCACACCAGTGCGCGCAAACGGTAAAACAGATACACACATCTGAGTGTCCCCACCAGTGCGCGCAAACGGTAAAACAGGTACACACATCTGAGTGTCCACACCAGTGCGCGCAAACGATCAAACAGGTACACACATCTGAGTGTCCACACCAGTGCGCGCAAACGGTAAAACAGATACACACATCTGAGTGTCCACACCAGTGCGCGCAAACGATCAAACAGGTACACACATCTGAGTGTCCCCACCAGTGCGCACAAACGGTAAAACAGATACACACATCTGAGTGTCCACACCAGTGCGCGCAAACGGTAAAACAGATACACACATCTGAGTGTCCACACCAGTGCGCGCAAACGGTAAAACAGATACACACATCTGAGTGTCCCCACCAGTGCGCGCAAACAGTAAAACAGGTACACACATCTGAGTGTCCACACCAGTGCGCGCAAACGGTAAAACAGGTACACACATCTGAGTGTCCACACCAGTGCGCGCAAACGGTAAAACAGGTACACACATCTGAGTGTCCACACCAGTGCGCGCAAACGATCAAACAGGTACACACATCTGAGTGTCCACACCAGTGCGCGCAAACGGTAAAACAGATACACACATCTGAGTGTCCACACCAGTGCGCGCAAACGGTAAAACAGATACACACATCTGAGTGTCCACACCAGTGCGCGCAAACGGTAAAACAGATACACACATCTGAGTGTCCACACCAGTGCGCGCAAACGGTAAAACAGATACACACATCTGAGTGTCCCCACCAGTGCACGCAAATGATCAAACGGGTACACACATCTGAGTGTCCCCACCAGTGCGCGCAAACGATCAAACGGGTACACACATCTGAGTGTCCCCACCAGTGCGCGCAAACGGTAAAACAGGTACACACATCTGAGTGTCCACACCAGTGCGCGCAAACGGTAAAACAGGTACACACATCTGAGTGTCCACACCAGTGCGCGCAAACGATCAAACAGGTACACACATCTGAGTGTCCCCACCAGTGCGCGCAAACGGTAAAACAGGTACACACATCTGAGTGTCCACACCAGTGCGCGCAAACGGTAAAACAGGTACACACATCTGAGTGTCCCCACCAGTGCACGCAAATGATCAAACAGATACACAGACGGGCTGAGGAGAATTCCAAACACCTCATGCAGACATTCAGTCATTAA